A single region of the Marinobacter nanhaiticus D15-8W genome encodes:
- a CDS encoding DUF4365 domain-containing protein yields MDENLKKELFSKAFVKALAAQAGLRSSEPDVDDDSVDVIVRGRGYRAAIRNPQIDVQLKCTAIDEGDEKYLKFSLPLKNYNELRGEDIICPRYLFVLVVPKDCGDWLVHEPAFSVLKHCCYWISLRDMPEVSNKSKVTINIPRSQRLTSESILYLMQMASSKEAA; encoded by the coding sequence ATGGACGAAAACCTAAAAAAAGAATTGTTCAGCAAGGCGTTTGTCAAAGCGTTAGCCGCCCAAGCTGGGCTGAGAAGCTCTGAGCCGGACGTCGATGATGATAGCGTCGATGTTATTGTTCGGGGCAGAGGATATAGAGCCGCGATCCGCAACCCCCAAATTGATGTTCAGCTGAAATGCACTGCAATCGACGAGGGAGACGAGAAATATCTTAAGTTCTCCCTTCCCCTCAAAAACTACAACGAATTAAGAGGGGAGGACATTATTTGCCCGAGGTACCTTTTTGTTTTAGTGGTGCCGAAGGATTGCGGAGATTGGCTTGTTCATGAACCAGCTTTTAGTGTCCTAAAGCATTGTTGCTATTGGATTTCACTAAGAGACATGCCTGAAGTCTCTAACAAATCAAAAGTCACCATAAACATACCCAGAAGTCAGAGACTCACCTCTGAGAGCATACTTTATCTGATGCAAATGGCTAGCTCAAAGGAGGCCGCATGA
- a CDS encoding DUF4844 domain-containing protein, translating to MKLPTVLAILFLFGCDAKAESVLENSPQVIASLESLEARDKFDEDVSSFYPGAPSESQRLKAETILNRAIGSLIKFGKPGPSEEQFWQVMEIAARAYAVMDSEEMDRALSYMEEIMDIYGIQSSGGRLNRWRYGFDPS from the coding sequence ATGAAGTTACCGACTGTTTTGGCCATTCTTTTTCTCTTCGGTTGTGACGCAAAGGCAGAGAGCGTTTTGGAAAATTCCCCACAGGTAATCGCCAGTCTCGAAAGCCTCGAGGCGCGGGATAAGTTTGATGAAGACGTGAGCTCGTTTTATCCGGGGGCACCGAGCGAATCCCAGAGGCTCAAAGCGGAGACTATTCTCAATAGGGCGATCGGTTCGTTGATCAAATTTGGCAAGCCTGGCCCTTCGGAAGAACAGTTCTGGCAAGTAATGGAAATAGCCGCAAGAGCCTACGCTGTTATGGACTCTGAGGAGATGGATCGTGCTCTCTCATACATGGAGGAGATAATGGATATCTATGGTATCCAAAGTTCTGGGGGCAGACTCAATCGATGGCGTTACGGTTTTGACCCATCTTAG
- a CDS encoding enhanced serine sensitivity protein SseB: MMDPQNDLEEALIQAANDPSSRPMFYKKLLAAKIFVLGFSDSPGEGLRTVAEGEKLSLVNWEKNDGTAVIPFFTSLSALQKTLDEEASFVSLAARDFFEMTRGSTLYLNPKLDYGKEFFPHEIEALLETGINHSLTQRVVQEATRILLGQPAEYPARMVSALTSLLSKHSNIKAAYLCMMHEEGTDKLPTLLVGFEGEGDLASAMKEAGSVVADTAPPGKPVDFIEVSRGDSGAASYMYESVEPFYQRKWGARLRNMLRPGRA; this comes from the coding sequence ATGATGGACCCACAGAATGACCTCGAAGAGGCGTTAATCCAGGCTGCAAACGACCCTTCGAGTCGTCCCATGTTCTATAAGAAGCTCTTGGCGGCGAAAATTTTTGTTCTGGGATTCAGCGACTCTCCAGGCGAAGGCTTGAGAACCGTTGCTGAGGGAGAAAAGCTATCACTCGTAAACTGGGAAAAAAACGATGGAACGGCAGTAATACCTTTTTTCACTAGTCTTTCAGCATTGCAAAAAACTTTGGACGAGGAAGCGAGTTTTGTCTCTTTGGCGGCTAGAGACTTCTTCGAAATGACTAGAGGGTCAACTCTTTACCTTAACCCCAAGCTCGATTACGGGAAGGAGTTCTTTCCACACGAGATTGAGGCTCTTTTGGAAACCGGCATAAATCATTCTTTAACCCAACGAGTTGTGCAAGAAGCGACGCGTATACTACTGGGGCAACCGGCCGAGTATCCGGCGAGAATGGTCTCAGCACTTACTTCGCTCCTTTCCAAGCACTCAAATATAAAGGCAGCGTACCTTTGCATGATGCATGAGGAGGGTACTGATAAGTTGCCGACTCTTTTGGTTGGATTTGAGGGGGAGGGTGATCTGGCGTCGGCTATGAAAGAGGCGGGATCTGTTGTTGCAGATACGGCGCCTCCAGGAAAGCCTGTCGACTTTATTGAAGTAAGCAGGGGAGATTCAGGCGCCGCGAGTTACATGTACGAATCCGTCGAGCCGTTTTACCAGCGTAAATGGGGGGCAAGATTGAGAAATATGCTGCGTCCGGGTCGGGCATAA